The genomic interval GCGAACGCGTCGGTCGAGGAGAACAGCTTTAACCCCGGACTCTAACCTGTCTGATGATGTCCCGCAAGGTACTGATGCTCGTCGCACTGGTCGCAGTCGCCGTCGCGTTCTTCGCACGACGATAGCTCCGGCCGGACCCGGACAGCACGCCGAACGCCGTCGACCCGCGCGGGCACGGACCCGCGGGTCGTGGTCCCCATCTTTCCGAACCCTTACGCCCGAGCGACTGCCACCGTCGGGTATGTACGGCGTCGTCACCCGCAACGCTCCCGAACTGGAGTGGTCGGAGTTCGACCGCGCGTTCTTCGAGGCCAAGGACGTCTCCGGCCGCGCCGCCGACCCCGAGTCGGAGGCGGTGAACATGGTGTCCTGCTTCGCCGACAACGCCGCCGCGCGGGGGAACCCGGACCTCGTCCCGGTCGACGACGAGGGCAACCGCGCGACCCGCGAGCAGCCGTACTTCGACTGGTCGTACGTCTGCCCGACTAACCCCGACTACCGCGAGGGCCTGCTGGAGACCATCGCCGACTGCGCGGCCGTCTCGCCCGACGTACGACTCGACGACGTGGGGTTCCCCCGGCAGGAGTACTGCCGTTGCGACCGTTGCGAACGGTTGTTCGCCGAGAGCGAGTACGAGAACCGCTTCGACTGGCGGGCGTCGGTCATCGAGGCGTTCGTCGCCGAGGCGCGCGAGCGCGTCCCCGGTCGCCTCTATCTGACGCTGTACCCCGACCCGTATCCGGGTCACGTCCGCGAGCGGACCGGCGTCGACCCGCAGGCGCTCGACGAGTACGTCGACGAGTTCGTCGTCCCCATCTACGACATGGCGTACTCGACGACCTACTGGCTGGAGATACTCGCCCAGGGGTTCGTCGACGAACTGGTGACGCCCTTCTCCATCGAACTGTACGCGGTGAACGTCGACCCCGACGACCTCGGGAAGGCCGCCGAGGTGGCCGGCGCGTACGCGAAGGACGTGCTGTTCGGCTACGACGCCTCGAACGCGCGGGCGACGCTCCGCCGGTTCGAGGCGGACGCGCGCGAGGGAAAGCGGTTCGAACCGGACCAGGAGACCCTGTCGGACGACGAGTAACCGCCGAACGGCCCCAGCGGAACGGTTATGCGACAGCCGTGACGACCGCTACCACATGTCAGCACCGCGCATCGCGTCGGTGGGCTGTTCGACTATCGGCCGCACCGACCTCACGGGCCGTGACCTGTTCTCACAGGCGCTCGCGGAGGCGTTCGAGGGGCTCCCGGACCCCGCCGAGGTGGTCGACGCGCTCTACGTCGGCAACCAGTCGGAGACGTACGAACACCAGATAATGTACGGGACACTGCTCGCCGAGTGGGCGGGCCTGCGGAACGTCCCGGCCGAACGCGTCGAGGGCTGCGCCGCGGCGGGAGCGCTGGCGCTCCGCCACGCCGTCGAGGACGTTCGTCGTGGAACCCACGACGCGGTCCTCGCCTGCGGCGTCGAGAAGATGACCGCCGGCGGAACGTCGGGTGCGACGGACGCGCTCTCGGCGGCGTTCGACCGGGCGCTCGAACAGCGCTCGGGCATCACCGCCCCGAGCCAGTACGCCCTGCTCGCACAGCGGTACCTCCACGAACACGACGCGACCGAGGAGGAGTTCGCCCGCATCGCGGTGAAGAACCACCGCAACGCGACGGCCAACCCACGTGCGCAGTACCAGCAGGAGGTCGACGTCGAGACGGTCCTCGACTCGTCGTACGTCGCGCCGCCGCTGAAACTGTTCGATTGCGCGCCGGTGAGCGACGGCGCGGCGGTCGCACTCGTGACGACCCCCGAACTGGCCGACGAACTCGCGCCGGCCGACGAGCAGGTCGTCGCTGCCGGGACGGGCGCGGCCGCGAACAACATCTCAGTCGCCGAACGGGACCTGACGTTCGTGGAGGGCGCGAACGTCGCGTCCGGGACGGCCTACGAGGAGGCCGGCGTTGAGGCGAGCGACGTCGACGTGGCGGAGGTCCACGACGCGTTCACCGTCTGCGAGGCGCTGCTCGCGGAGTCCGTCGGGTTCGCGCCGCGCGGTCGGGGTATCGAGAGTCCGCTCCCACCCGAGGAGCGCAGCGAGGGCTGGACCGACGTCCACCTCTCGACGAGCGGCGGGCTGAAGGCCCGCGGCCACCCCATCGGCGCGACGGGTATCGCGCAGGCCGTCGAGGCCTACGAGCAGTTGACCGGGCGAGCGGGCGACCGACAGGTCGAGGGGGCCGACACCGCACTGCTCGTCAACGAGGGCGGCGTCGCGGACGCGGTGACCGTCTCGCACGTCCTCCGGAGGGCAGCATGACGAGCAGTGACCAGCGCGGGCCGCTCGCCCCGGAGGACGTGACCGCCGACAGCCCGTTCACGCTACCCGGGTTCTTCGACGCGCTGGCGGCGGACACGCTGTACGGCGCGGTGTGCGAGGAGTGCGACAACGCGATGGTGCCGCCGCGACCGGCCTGCTACGCCTGTGGCTCGCGGTCGGTGGTCGCCACGGAACAGCCGCGGTCCGGCCACGTCGTCTCCTACACAGAGGTCAGGACCGCGCCGCCGGCGTTCGCGGACCGCGCGCCGTACAGCGTCGCCGTGGTCGAACTCGACTCGGGGGCGAGGCTCACCGGTCGCGTCGACGCGGCGTACGAGGACCTCGCCGTCGACCAGCCCGTCGAACTCGTCGTCCGCGAACCGACGGACGAGGAGCGGGCGGCCGCGCTCTCCTACGAGGCCGACTGGCCGGTCCACGTCTTCGAGGTGCGGTGAGCGCCGAGCGGTTTCCGACAGCAGACGAGGCTACGGGGAGAGCGCCGTTCAGAACGCCTCTGCCCGCCACGCCAGCAGGTCCTCTCGGTCCCGCGTGTCGGGGGGGAGCTCCTCGAACCAGCGCGCCTCGCTGATCTCGCTGTCCGGGTCGGCGACCTCCGGTTCGTGACTCTCGGCCCGGGCCGCGAACACCGGGAGCACGCCGGTCATGTCGTACTCGCCGTCGGTGACGGTGAGTCGGGTGAGCATCGCCAGTCCGTCGTAGGTCACGTCGACGCCCGCTTCCTCGCGCAGTTCGCGGCGGGCGGCGGCGCGGTAGCTCTCTTGGTGCTCGACGCAGCCGCCGGGGAGGACCCACAGGCCGACCCCCTCGTGGCGGACGAGCAGCAGTTCCTCGGAGTCGCGATAGACGATAGTGTGTGCACCGAACGGTGCGCCACAGTCACGGCTCCGGTCGGCGAGCGTCCGGAAGCGCCCCCGCGAGACGCGCTCGGTCCGCTCGAACCGGAGGAACCCGTCGTGTCGCTCCCGCAGGTCGTGGAGTGCTCGCTCGGCCTGCTGGTCGGCCTTCTCGGCGACGAACCAGCGGTCGTCGAAGGTCATAGCGGCGGTCGGCGGCGGCGGCGCGCGAACGAGTCGGTCATTCGGGAGGGTACGCCGACCGACCTGAAGAGTCTTGGGCGCGACCCGTTCGAGGAGCCGAGGGCTGCCCCGAATCACGGTCTTTTTGCCCGCTGACGGGGTATCGACGGCCATGGCATTCGACGAAGACGACCGAGTCGTCCTCCACGACCAGCACTCCGACTACGACGGCGAGACGGGCACCATCACGCAGAAGGTGGAGACCATGTTCGGCGACGCCACCTACACCGTGAGCTTCGAGGACGGGCAGGAACAGGGCCTCTCCGAGGATATGCTCGAAGCCGCAGACGGCGACACCGACAGCGACTCGGACGGCGACTCCGACACCGACGAGGAGTAACGTCCGTGTCGAGCGTCCCGTTCCACTACGTCGACGTGCAGGCGTTCTGCTACGCGACGGAAGACGAGGTGCGCGTCGAGCGGGCGCTCCGGACGTTCCTCCCCGACGAGTTCCCCCTCGAACGCACGGAGAACACGGGGTTCCACGGCGACCCCATCGTCGTCCTCTCCGCGAGAGTCGAGAACGCCGACGAGGTGCGACACGTCCTCTCCGCACTCGCCGAACTGGACGACATCGACGGCGTGCTCTCCGAACTCGACCAGCGCGTCACCGAGAACTGCGAACTCTACCTCTACCTCGACAAACAGGCGGCCCTCTCCGGGGGCGTCTCGCTCGGGTCGGGGCTCTCGGTCCGGGGGAAGGTCGAGGCCTACCCGGCGAAGAAGGAGTCCGCCATCGAGAACGTCCGCGAGTCGTTCGCGGAGCTGTGACTCCCTGAAAGGCCGCCGTACGGTGTGTAAGGGCTGTACTTACAGGTTGAGCTGTGGCGAATCGTGCTGTTAACTATGGCCGTCCACCCGTAGCGACGTGTGACCACGGCGTTCGGTTCGGAACGGAGCGATCGTGGTCACAGCGCAGACGGGTCACACCACCGGTTCGGTGACGGGTCGCCTGGTCGCACGCGACCCGACCCCGTTTCCTGTCATGGAGTCGGGCCCGTTCCCACCTGGGGACCGTCCGTCTCTTCGTCGAACCCGGAACGGTCAACAGTGACGACGCTGTACCACGCGGCGTGTACGAAGCCGTCACTCCCCGACCCGACGGGGCGAGCACCGTCGCCCGGTCGGCGCTGACCGCCGCCGAGCAGGGGTACGACGGCATCGTCGTCCGTCCACCGGTGGCCGCCAACCCCGACTACGACGCGAGCGACATCGGCGACCGGTACGACGTCGACGTGGTCGACGGCTGCGAGGTTCGAGCGGATGGCCGGTCGGAGGCCGCCGGAGCGGTGCAGTCCCAGCGCGAGGTCCGGACCGTCGTCTGCGTCCGCGGCGGCGCGCTCAACCGGTTCGCCGTCGAGGACGAACGCGTCGACGTACTGACCCGCCCGATGTGCGACGGCGACGTCAACCACGTCCTGGCACGAGCCGCCGCGGAGAACGGGGTTCGGCTGGAGTTCGCGTTCGGCCGCGTCCTGCGCACGGACGGGGGCGAGCGCGTGCAGGCACTCCGAGGCCTCCGGAAACTGCGCGAGATGGTCGAGCAGTACGACGCGCCGTTCGTGGTGAGCGCCGGTGCCACGAGCCACCTCCACCTGCGAGCGCCCCGCGAACTCGTCGCGCTGGGCGAACTCGTCGGGTTCTCCGCAGAGCAGGTCGAGTCGGGGCTCGCGGAGTGGGGGCGACTCGCCGAGCGAAACCGGGAGCGGATGTCCGATTCCTTCATTGAACCCGGCGTCCGACGTGGCAGGTATGAAGAAGACCATCGATGAACACGCCGCGCGGTTCGACTCCATCGCCGGCGAGTACGACGACACCCAGAACGACACCGACGAGTACCGCGCCTGCGTCTCGCTGGTCGTCGAGCACGCCGACCCCGGCCCCGAGGACGTGGTCCTCGACATCGGCTGTGGGACGGGCGCTATCGGCCTCTCGCTCGCCGGGTCGGCGAAGCGCGTCCTCGGCCGCGACGTGAGCGAGGGGATGATGGAACAGGCCCGCGAGAAGGCGGCCGACGCCGGAATCGAGAACTTCGAGGTCGAGTACGGGACGTTCCGCGACCCGAACGTCGACCACGATGCTCCCGTCGACATCGTCGTCTCGAACTTCGCGATGCACCACCTCTCGGACGAGGAGAAACGGGAGGCCATCCACGCGATCGCCGACCTCGCTCCCCGGCGGTTCGTGCTGGGCGACGTGATGTTCTTCGGCGACCCCGACCCCGAGAACCCGCTGTACAGCCCGGAGGTCGACGACCCGGCGACCGTCGGGATGCTCGCGGACGCGTTCACCGACGCCGGGTTCACGCTCACGGCCGTCGAGATGGTCCACGAGCAGTTCGGCGTGCTGGTCGCCGAGCGCTCGCCGAACTCCGAGCGCGTCGCCGAGGAGTAGTCACCCCCGACCACCCACTCACGAGACGCCACCGAATGAAACACCTCCCCAAACACGTCCGACCGCGCTGGCGCTACCTCGGGGTCGGCCTCGAAGGGTGGCCCGACGCCAGCGTCGACCGCCGGGCGTTCCAGCGCGAACTCTGGTACGCCGCACAGAATCTCGTCGGCGACGTGGGCAGCGCCGACGTCGACTGCTCCGTCTACGGGTTCGCGTTCGAGGACGGCGTCGGCGACGCGGTGGTCCGGGTCAGGCGGGGCGAGGTCGACCGCGCCCGTGCGGTACTGGCCTGCGTCGACGCGGTGGACGGCCACCCGCTCCGGGTCACGGTCCGTGGAGTCAGCGGGACAGTCCGGGCCTGCGAAGAAAGCTATATACGCCGCCCACTGGAATCGACAGACGAGAAACGCGTCGTGTTCGAGGATTCGGACCGTCCCGCGTTCGTCCGTGACGGACGAACCGACGTGCGGGTCGGGGACGAGTTCGTCGGCGCGACGGATTACGACTGCTAAGCTCCACCACAATGCAAGGTCAGAATCAACAGCAGGCGTACGACCGCGGGATCACCATCTTCTCCCCGGACGGACGTCTCTATCAGGTCGAGTACGCCCGCGAGGCGGTCAAACGCGGGACGGCGAGCATCGGGGTCCGAACGAACGACGGCGTCGTCCTCGTCGTCGACAAGCGCATCCGCTCGCCGCTGCTCGAAGGCACGAGCGTCGAGAAACTGCACAAGGTCGACGACCACGTCGGCATCGCCAGCGCGGGCCACGTCGCCGACGCCCGTCAGCTCATCGACTACGCGCGTCGGCAGGCGCAGGTCGAACAGCTCCGCTACGGCGAACCCATCGGCGTCGAACCGCTGACGAAGATGGTCGTCGACAACATCCAGCAGTACACGCAGGTCGGTGGCGCGCGCCCGTTCGGCGTCGCGCTCATCATCGGCGGCATCGAGGACGGCGAACCGCGCCTCTACGAGACGGACCCGTCGGGCACGCCGTACGAGTGGAAGGCGCTCGCCGTCGGCGGCAACCGCAACGACATCGAGGACTACCTGCAGGAGCAGTACACCGAGGAGATGGACCTCGACGCGGGCATCGGCCTCGCGCTCGAAGCCCTCGAGTCGGTCAACGAGGAGGGTCTCCAGGCCCAGGGCCTCGGCGTCGCCACCGTGGACGTCGAGACGGAACAGTTCCGTGAACTCCCGGTCGACGAGGTGGCCACCCATCTGGAGGAACACGACCTGCTCGCCGAGGACGAACCGGACGACGGCGACGACGAACCGTCCGAGTAGGCGACCCGTCCCGCGGACGCACGGTTCTTCACCCGTCTTCCGACCGTCCAGCGACGCGACCGGTCGCGTAGCGTTTCTCTACGCAGTCGGGAAACACACTTGAACCGGCGTGCGGTACGTACCGGCATGATTTCACTGGACGAAGCGGTGACGGCCCGACTCGAATCCCACGGGGCGCGCTTCGAGGTGCTCATCGACCCGGACGCCGCGCTGGCGATGAAACGGGGCGAGTTCGACGGCGAACTGG from Halomarina salina carries:
- a CDS encoding RNase P subunit p30 family protein, giving the protein MYEAVTPRPDGASTVARSALTAAEQGYDGIVVRPPVAANPDYDASDIGDRYDVDVVDGCEVRADGRSEAAGAVQSQREVRTVVCVRGGALNRFAVEDERVDVLTRPMCDGDVNHVLARAAAENGVRLEFAFGRVLRTDGGERVQALRGLRKLREMVEQYDAPFVVSAGATSHLHLRAPRELVALGELVGFSAEQVESGLAEWGRLAERNRERMSDSFIEPGVRRGRYEEDHR
- a CDS encoding RNA-binding protein, with product MSSVPFHYVDVQAFCYATEDEVRVERALRTFLPDEFPLERTENTGFHGDPIVVLSARVENADEVRHVLSALAELDDIDGVLSELDQRVTENCELYLYLDKQAALSGGVSLGSGLSVRGKVEAYPAKKESAIENVRESFAEL
- a CDS encoding Rpp14/Pop5 family protein, which gives rise to MKHLPKHVRPRWRYLGVGLEGWPDASVDRRAFQRELWYAAQNLVGDVGSADVDCSVYGFAFEDGVGDAVVRVRRGEVDRARAVLACVDAVDGHPLRVTVRGVSGTVRACEESYIRRPLESTDEKRVVFEDSDRPAFVRDGRTDVRVGDEFVGATDYDC
- a CDS encoding class I SAM-dependent methyltransferase, whose amino-acid sequence is MKKTIDEHAARFDSIAGEYDDTQNDTDEYRACVSLVVEHADPGPEDVVLDIGCGTGAIGLSLAGSAKRVLGRDVSEGMMEQAREKAADAGIENFEVEYGTFRDPNVDHDAPVDIVVSNFAMHHLSDEEKREAIHAIADLAPRRFVLGDVMFFGDPDPENPLYSPEVDDPATVGMLADAFTDAGFTLTAVEMVHEQFGVLVAERSPNSERVAEE
- the psmA gene encoding archaeal proteasome endopeptidase complex subunit alpha, whose amino-acid sequence is MQGQNQQQAYDRGITIFSPDGRLYQVEYAREAVKRGTASIGVRTNDGVVLVVDKRIRSPLLEGTSVEKLHKVDDHVGIASAGHVADARQLIDYARRQAQVEQLRYGEPIGVEPLTKMVVDNIQQYTQVGGARPFGVALIIGGIEDGEPRLYETDPSGTPYEWKALAVGGNRNDIEDYLQEQYTEEMDLDAGIGLALEALESVNEEGLQAQGLGVATVDVETEQFRELPVDEVATHLEEHDLLAEDEPDDGDDEPSE
- a CDS encoding Zn-ribbon domain-containing OB-fold protein — encoded protein: MTSSDQRGPLAPEDVTADSPFTLPGFFDALAADTLYGAVCEECDNAMVPPRPACYACGSRSVVATEQPRSGHVVSYTEVRTAPPAFADRAPYSVAVVELDSGARLTGRVDAAYEDLAVDQPVELVVREPTDEERAAALSYEADWPVHVFEVR
- a CDS encoding DUF1918 domain-containing protein; this translates as MAFDEDDRVVLHDQHSDYDGETGTITQKVETMFGDATYTVSFEDGQEQGLSEDMLEAADGDTDSDSDGDSDTDEE
- a CDS encoding NUDIX hydrolase → MTFDDRWFVAEKADQQAERALHDLRERHDGFLRFERTERVSRGRFRTLADRSRDCGAPFGAHTIVYRDSEELLLVRHEGVGLWVLPGGCVEHQESYRAAARRELREEAGVDVTYDGLAMLTRLTVTDGEYDMTGVLPVFAARAESHEPEVADPDSEISEARWFEELPPDTRDREDLLAWRAEAF
- a CDS encoding thiolase C-terminal domain-containing protein, with translation MSAPRIASVGCSTIGRTDLTGRDLFSQALAEAFEGLPDPAEVVDALYVGNQSETYEHQIMYGTLLAEWAGLRNVPAERVEGCAAAGALALRHAVEDVRRGTHDAVLACGVEKMTAGGTSGATDALSAAFDRALEQRSGITAPSQYALLAQRYLHEHDATEEEFARIAVKNHRNATANPRAQYQQEVDVETVLDSSYVAPPLKLFDCAPVSDGAAVALVTTPELADELAPADEQVVAAGTGAAANNISVAERDLTFVEGANVASGTAYEEAGVEASDVDVAEVHDAFTVCEALLAESVGFAPRGRGIESPLPPEERSEGWTDVHLSTSGGLKARGHPIGATGIAQAVEAYEQLTGRAGDRQVEGADTALLVNEGGVADAVTVSHVLRRAA